One genomic region from uncultured Cohaesibacter sp. encodes:
- the surE gene encoding 5'/3'-nucleotidase SurE yields the protein MRILLTNDDGINAPGLVVLEKIARALSDDVWIVAPETEQSGMAHSLTLHDPLRMRKLGDKKFAVHGTPTDCVIMGVDHILDGRPDLVLSGVNRGQNMAEDVTYSGTVAGAMEGVVLGIRSIALSQSYSWESCEPFDWSAAEEHGARVVKDLLDYELPRQTLLNVNFPACPASEVEEVVYTRQGKRDQAHLSVVPRVDTRGLSYFWLGFEDRKSNPAEGTDLHAVMHKKISVTPLHLDMTDNSTLDKMMKA from the coding sequence ATGCGAATTCTTCTGACCAATGATGATGGGATTAACGCACCTGGTCTTGTGGTGCTCGAGAAGATCGCGCGTGCGCTCTCAGATGATGTCTGGATTGTTGCGCCGGAGACCGAACAATCCGGCATGGCGCATTCTCTTACGCTGCATGATCCGCTTCGGATGCGCAAGTTGGGTGACAAGAAGTTCGCCGTTCATGGCACCCCAACAGACTGTGTCATCATGGGGGTTGATCATATTCTGGACGGGCGCCCTGATCTTGTGTTGTCTGGTGTCAACCGCGGGCAGAATATGGCTGAAGACGTGACCTATTCGGGCACGGTGGCCGGTGCAATGGAAGGCGTTGTGCTCGGGATTCGGTCCATTGCTCTTAGCCAGTCCTATAGCTGGGAAAGCTGCGAACCATTTGACTGGAGTGCAGCCGAAGAGCATGGCGCTCGTGTTGTCAAGGATCTGCTTGACTATGAATTGCCCAGACAGACCTTGCTCAACGTGAATTTTCCTGCATGTCCGGCAAGTGAAGTGGAAGAAGTCGTCTATACCCGTCAAGGCAAGCGCGATCAGGCGCATTTGAGTGTGGTTCCGCGTGTTGATACGCGTGGGCTTTCCTATTTCTGGCTTGGTTTTGAAGATCGCAAGTCCAACCCGGCCGAAGGAACGGACCTACACGCTGTGATGCATAAGAAAATTTCCGTTACGCCGCTGCATCTGGACATGACGGACAATAGCACACTGGATAAAATGATGAAGGCATAG
- the serS gene encoding serine--tRNA ligase, giving the protein MFDIKWIRENAEAFDKAQIARGAEASSSRLIALDEERVVEVQKLQEAQQRRNAASKEIGKAKGSGDEEKAQALMAEVGQLKSAIQNGEAKTRELQDALNAALSSLPNIPLDDVPAGKDENDNVLHHTWGDKPELSFEPKEHFELGEALGQMDFESAAKLSGSRFVVLKGQLARLERAIGQFMIDTHINEHGYDEVSVPTLVRSEVMFGTGQLPKFAEDAFHTDDDRWLIPTSEVPLTNLVRESIVDGEKLPMRVTALSHCYRSEAGSAGRDTRGMLRQHQFTKVEMVSVTDENSSVAEQERMLGCAEAILQKLGIPYRVVTLCIGDMGFSARRTFDIEAWLPGQKTYREISSVSTCGDFQARRMNARYRDASDKSVKYVHTLNGSGVAVGRCLIAVMENYQTEDGSIVIPEVLRPYMGGLEKISA; this is encoded by the coding sequence ATGTTCGATATCAAATGGATTCGCGAGAATGCCGAGGCATTCGACAAGGCTCAAATTGCACGCGGAGCTGAAGCATCGTCATCCCGGCTTATCGCGCTGGATGAGGAGCGGGTCGTTGAAGTGCAGAAATTGCAGGAAGCTCAGCAGCGCCGCAATGCTGCTTCCAAGGAAATTGGCAAGGCCAAAGGGTCGGGCGACGAAGAAAAGGCTCAGGCCCTGATGGCCGAAGTGGGCCAGCTCAAAAGCGCCATTCAGAATGGCGAAGCCAAAACCCGTGAGTTGCAGGATGCGCTCAACGCGGCTCTGTCGAGCCTGCCGAACATTCCGCTGGATGATGTGCCTGCTGGCAAGGATGAGAATGACAATGTTCTGCATCATACTTGGGGTGACAAGCCGGAGCTCAGCTTCGAGCCAAAAGAGCATTTTGAGCTGGGCGAAGCGCTTGGCCAGATGGACTTTGAAAGCGCAGCAAAACTGTCCGGTTCGCGCTTTGTTGTGCTGAAAGGTCAGTTGGCGCGTCTTGAACGGGCCATCGGTCAGTTCATGATTGACACGCACATCAATGAGCATGGCTATGATGAAGTGTCCGTGCCGACATTGGTGCGTTCTGAAGTGATGTTTGGCACCGGCCAGTTGCCGAAATTTGCCGAAGATGCCTTTCATACCGATGATGATCGCTGGCTGATTCCGACCTCCGAGGTTCCGCTGACCAACCTGGTGCGTGAAAGCATTGTGGATGGTGAAAAACTGCCGATGCGCGTTACCGCGCTTTCTCATTGCTATCGCTCTGAGGCAGGATCTGCTGGGCGTGACACGCGTGGTATGCTGCGCCAGCACCAGTTCACCAAGGTTGAAATGGTTTCTGTAACGGACGAGAACAGCTCAGTTGCCGAACAGGAGCGTATGCTTGGCTGTGCGGAAGCCATTTTGCAGAAACTTGGCATTCCTTACCGTGTTGTTACGCTGTGTATCGGTGATATGGGCTTTTCTGCGCGGCGCACGTTCGACATCGAAGCCTGGCTGCCGGGGCAGAAGACCTACCGTGAAATTTCCTCTGTTTCCACCTGTGGTGATTTTCAGGCACGCCGCATGAATGCGCGCTATCGTGATGCCTCTGACAAGAGCGTCAAATATGTGCACACGCTCAATGGGTCCGGCGTCGCCGTTGGCCGTTGTCTGATTGCTGTCATGGAAAATTATCAGACTGAAGATGGTTCCATCGTGATTCCGGAAGTCTTGCGTCCCTATATGGGTGGATTGGAAAAGATTTCTGCCTGA
- the tatC gene encoding twin-arginine translocase subunit TatC: MSDNEKDEIEESKAPLIEHLVELRSRLLKTVIAIAIAFLFCFYFASDIFNILVIPYERAVGGAHQVEMIFTAPQEYFFTQLKIALFGALFIAFPVIASQIYMFMAPGLYKHEREAFRPFLIATPILFFLGACLVFFVVMPLAMQFFLSMEQVGEGPVEIRHLPKVSEYLGLIMTLIFAFGLVFQLPVVLTLLARAGIVDAAFLKSKRKYAVVVAFIMAAILTPPDPISQMGLALPTLLLYELSILSVKSVEKKRAERDAEEEAS; encoded by the coding sequence ATGAGTGACAATGAAAAAGACGAGATTGAGGAGAGCAAAGCTCCTTTGATCGAGCATTTGGTGGAGCTTCGCAGTCGCCTGCTCAAGACGGTGATCGCGATTGCGATTGCCTTTTTATTCTGCTTCTATTTTGCCAGCGATATTTTCAATATTCTTGTCATCCCTTATGAACGTGCCGTTGGCGGGGCGCATCAGGTGGAGATGATTTTCACCGCGCCGCAGGAATATTTCTTCACTCAGCTCAAGATCGCGCTTTTTGGCGCGCTGTTCATTGCCTTTCCGGTGATCGCCAGCCAGATCTACATGTTCATGGCGCCGGGGCTCTACAAACATGAGCGAGAGGCCTTCCGGCCTTTTCTGATTGCGACGCCAATCCTGTTTTTTCTTGGTGCCTGCCTTGTTTTCTTCGTTGTCATGCCTCTGGCAATGCAGTTCTTCCTTTCAATGGAGCAGGTGGGCGAGGGACCGGTCGAAATTCGCCATCTGCCCAAGGTGAGTGAATATCTCGGTCTGATCATGACCCTGATTTTTGCCTTCGGCCTTGTGTTCCAGCTGCCGGTGGTTCTGACGCTGTTGGCGCGGGCGGGCATTGTGGATGCCGCTTTTCTCAAGTCAAAGCGCAAATATGCTGTTGTGGTTGCCTTTATCATGGCAGCTATTTTGACGCCGCCAGACCCGATCAGCCAGATGGGGTTGGCGCTGCCAACGCTGCTGCTTTATGAATTGTCCATTCTCTCGGTCAAATCCGTGGAGAAAAAGCGGGCAGAACGAGACGCCGAAGAAGAGGCGTCCTAG
- the tatB gene encoding Sec-independent protein translocase protein TatB codes for MFDIGWSEIIVVVIITILVVGPKELPGLLRTVGKTVGNVRRMAGDFQNQFNQALREAELDGVADTLNDVRNLNPRNAVKNAVTKQLGDISDVTDDVSKSMKESTDEINSSLNDKPAEPSSKTADEPSQAVEVEEAFAEENQDTEILDGDAAKDSAELEDGVTKKAD; via the coding sequence ATGTTTGATATCGGTTGGAGCGAAATCATCGTGGTGGTTATCATCACGATTCTGGTGGTAGGGCCCAAGGAACTGCCTGGATTGCTCAGAACTGTTGGCAAAACCGTTGGCAATGTTCGACGTATGGCCGGCGATTTCCAAAATCAGTTCAATCAGGCCTTGCGGGAAGCGGAGCTTGATGGTGTTGCTGATACCTTGAATGACGTCCGCAATCTCAATCCGCGCAATGCGGTCAAGAATGCTGTCACCAAGCAGTTGGGTGACATCAGCGATGTGACGGATGATGTCTCCAAGAGCATGAAGGAAAGCACCGACGAAATCAATTCGTCGCTGAACGACAAGCCCGCCGAACCCTCTTCCAAGACGGCGGATGAGCCTTCTCAAGCGGTTGAAGTAGAAGAGGCTTTTGCCGAAGAAAATCAGGATACCGAAATTCTGGATGGTGATGCAGCCAAGGATAGCGCAGAGCTTGAAGACGGTGTGACCAAGAAGGCCGACTGA
- a CDS encoding twin-arginine translocase TatA/TatE family subunit, translated as MQIGIWQVAIIAVVVVLLFGRGKISDLMGDVAKGINSFKKGLKEEDKEENDQQALESKQSEQVSASSEEKDKVN; from the coding sequence ATGCAGATTGGTATCTGGCAGGTCGCAATTATTGCTGTCGTTGTTGTTCTTCTTTTTGGTCGTGGCAAGATTTCCGACCTGATGGGTGATGTCGCAAAGGGCATCAACAGTTTCAAGAAGGGCCTCAAGGAAGAGGACAAGGAAGAAAACGACCAACAGGCTCTGGAAAGCAAGCAGTCTGAACAGGTTTCTGCAAGTAGCGAAGAGAAAGACAAAGTGAACTAA
- a CDS encoding ABC transporter ATP-binding protein, whose amino-acid sequence MHEGRNRWGSRGTARAAIAAGLDFEAIECSFDGHEVLRDISFSIEPGEIVSLLGASGAGKTTLLRIAAGIESPTSGKLQLNGKVVAGEGGVVPPEARNVGLMFQDYALFPHLSILKNVMFGLKDLPQKSADIEARAALKRVGLEEYADHFPHMLSGGQQQRVALARAIAPRPSVLLMDEPFSGLDNRLRDRVRDETIAVLREMGATCVIVTHDPEEALRVSDRILLLKNGHIVQYAKPEDLYFNPVDYWAARFFSDLNEVEGVFKAGAVHTPIGSFAADGFKDGQEALVCIRQQGVKLHKAINEEYVSALPARVKRRMFLGEIDLYEITIKDCDNPFFVRSGSGHIFVPGENIGVSFRKKDVLIFAKSS is encoded by the coding sequence ATGCATGAGGGCCGCAATCGTTGGGGAAGTCGGGGCACGGCGCGGGCAGCCATCGCTGCCGGACTTGATTTTGAGGCGATTGAGTGCTCGTTCGATGGACATGAAGTACTGCGTGATATCTCCTTTTCCATTGAGCCGGGGGAGATCGTATCCCTGCTTGGAGCATCCGGGGCTGGCAAAACCACGCTGTTGCGTATCGCGGCCGGTATCGAAAGCCCGACCTCTGGAAAACTGCAGCTCAATGGCAAGGTCGTTGCGGGTGAGGGGGGGGTCGTGCCACCCGAGGCGCGTAATGTCGGGTTGATGTTTCAGGATTATGCCCTGTTTCCGCATCTCTCGATCCTCAAGAATGTCATGTTCGGGCTCAAGGATTTGCCGCAAAAATCTGCCGATATAGAAGCGCGGGCGGCGCTCAAACGGGTTGGGCTGGAAGAGTATGCCGATCATTTTCCGCATATGCTTTCCGGTGGTCAGCAGCAGCGCGTGGCGCTGGCGCGTGCCATTGCGCCTCGGCCCAGTGTTCTGCTCATGGATGAGCCCTTTTCCGGTCTTGATAATCGCCTTCGGGATCGGGTGCGCGATGAAACCATTGCGGTGTTGCGTGAAATGGGTGCGACATGCGTCATCGTCACTCATGACCCAGAGGAAGCCCTGCGGGTGAGTGATCGCATCTTGCTTTTGAAGAATGGGCATATTGTGCAATATGCCAAACCGGAAGACTTGTATTTTAATCCTGTAGACTATTGGGCAGCGCGGTTTTTTTCCGACCTTAACGAGGTGGAGGGCGTCTTCAAGGCTGGCGCCGTGCATACGCCAATCGGTAGTTTTGCGGCTGACGGCTTTAAAGACGGGCAAGAGGCGCTGGTCTGTATCCGCCAGCAGGGCGTCAAGCTGCATAAGGCGATCAATGAGGAATATGTGTCCGCTCTGCCTGCGCGCGTGAAGAGACGCATGTTTCTTGGAGAGATTGATTTATATGAAATAACAATCAAGGATTGCGACAATCCTTTCTTTGTCCGATCTGGTTCTGGACATATTTTTGTGCCAGGAGAGAATATCGGTGTATCGTTTCGTAAAAAGGATGTACTGATATTTGCCAAATCGTCCTAG
- the scpB gene encoding SMC-Scp complex subunit ScpB, with product MEEIKQPLGGEYEALAKEARLQLKRMVEALLFASSEPLSTADIAVRLPDSVDVPAILAQLKEDYKNRGVNLIVVNDKWLFRTAKDLSFMMQAEAIEPRKLSRAALETLAIIAYHQPVTRADIEQIRGVSVARGTLDVLLQTEWVRVRGRRRVPGRPVTYGTSEKFLMHFDLASIQDLPGLEELKGTGMLDSALPPAFSMPSPDDTEDLADDEEPLEDNYELALEVMEEDDMQDDDES from the coding sequence ATGGAAGAAATAAAACAGCCCTTGGGGGGCGAGTATGAGGCGTTGGCCAAGGAAGCGCGGTTGCAGCTCAAGCGGATGGTGGAGGCCCTGCTTTTTGCCAGTTCGGAGCCGTTGAGTACGGCCGATATCGCTGTCCGTTTGCCGGATTCGGTCGATGTGCCAGCCATTCTTGCCCAACTGAAAGAGGATTATAAAAATCGCGGCGTCAATCTGATTGTGGTGAATGACAAATGGCTGTTTCGTACGGCTAAGGATCTTTCTTTCATGATGCAGGCCGAGGCGATCGAGCCGCGCAAGCTCTCGCGTGCGGCTTTGGAAACACTGGCCATTATCGCCTATCATCAGCCCGTCACGCGCGCCGATATCGAACAGATCCGCGGCGTTTCTGTTGCGCGCGGCACTCTGGATGTGCTGCTGCAGACCGAATGGGTGCGGGTGAGGGGGCGTCGGCGTGTTCCCGGGCGTCCGGTTACCTATGGCACCAGCGAGAAATTTCTTATGCATTTTGATCTGGCATCCATTCAGGATCTGCCGGGGCTGGAAGAGCTCAAAGGGACTGGCATGCTGGATTCTGCCTTGCCGCCGGCTTTCTCCATGCCGTCACCTGATGACACCGAAGATTTGGCCGATGACGAGGAGCCGCTGGAAGATAATTACGAGCTCGCGCTTGAAGTGATGGAAGAAGACGACATGCAAGATGACGATGAGTCCTGA
- a CDS encoding ScpA family protein codes for MASSEEGKGRGQGKAAVGETSDVDQLSAAAEDTTLPFALTSESDVSGGQGDSAKVDEKASSSEAGADWGEFADLNLVPKAGVGEPSLIVDVDGFEGPLDFLLALARKQKLDLTKISILALAEQYLQFIERARKLRLELAADYLVMAAWLAYLKSRLLIPEMPDEDEPSGEELAAMLAFRLRKLEAMREAAGKLMDRPCLGRDFFVRGQPEDMSLIRKPQFSASLYDLLTGYASLRQRQSVSLVHVRKREVWSLPEARDVLMRLIGGVHDWTPVETILQTYLKLSDIRTTALASSFAASLELVREGHLEIRQTDAFGTIYVRGKQGKGQ; via the coding sequence ATGGCATCTAGCGAAGAAGGTAAGGGGCGCGGGCAAGGCAAGGCGGCTGTTGGTGAGACGTCCGATGTGGATCAATTGTCCGCTGCTGCCGAGGATACCACTTTGCCCTTTGCGTTGACGAGCGAAAGCGATGTGTCCGGGGGGCAAGGCGATAGCGCCAAGGTGGACGAAAAGGCCTCATCTTCTGAGGCTGGTGCGGACTGGGGCGAATTTGCTGATCTCAATCTGGTGCCCAAGGCGGGTGTTGGCGAGCCCTCGCTGATTGTTGATGTTGATGGCTTTGAAGGGCCGCTGGATTTCCTCTTGGCGCTGGCCAGAAAGCAAAAGCTCGATCTGACCAAGATCTCAATTCTGGCGCTGGCTGAGCAGTATTTGCAATTCATCGAGCGCGCCCGCAAGCTGAGGCTGGAACTGGCGGCGGACTATCTGGTCATGGCGGCCTGGCTGGCTTATCTCAAGTCCAGATTGCTCATCCCCGAGATGCCTGATGAAGATGAGCCGAGCGGTGAGGAACTCGCAGCCATGCTGGCCTTTCGACTGCGTAAGCTTGAAGCCATGCGCGAAGCTGCGGGCAAGCTTATGGATCGCCCCTGCCTTGGGCGGGATTTTTTCGTCAGAGGGCAGCCAGAAGATATGTCCCTTATCCGCAAGCCCCAGTTTTCCGCCTCGCTCTATGATCTGCTGACCGGCTATGCCTCTTTGCGGCAAAGACAGTCTGTGTCGCTGGTGCATGTGCGCAAGCGTGAGGTCTGGTCTCTACCCGAGGCCCGGGATGTTTTGATGCGGCTGATCGGCGGTGTTCATGACTGGACGCCCGTTGAGACGATTTTGCAGACCTATCTCAAGCTCTCGGATATTCGTACGACGGCTCTGGCCAGCTCTTTTGCCGCTTCGTTGGAGCTGGTGCGGGAGGGGCATCTGGAGATCCGGCAGACTGATGCATTCGGGACAATCTATGTGCGCGGCAAACAAGGGAAGGGCCAATGA
- a CDS encoding SPOR domain-containing protein, which yields MSDPNDKKPQSPASNWSDFERQARENKDAAPVMEDPLAELDRIVSSGDFGSGSGQRGGSTVSEDDLRILEQELIKELRGQHDEAGHRAPASGGQPAAPQGEVPLADAPEYEPVPRARPLAQDRPQQPVQNAPAPDPRDAVDPRSGYDPRYSAPEAPVAPDPRAYAQEPAVPQAPLPSSDAAHPAESGSGLDDWSSLFDDIAPSSSASSAPAVEPEAVRQPVEATDDEPPVATSGSYGQLSRRSAEKEDSFFTGLRATREPDVFASKPAQSEASPHAPEVSLGEQRSQSFRSGRSYDEGASGPQYGRQPEASAPLVDPLGGYQSEAVDAPVEPASEPVSPSSWRERRQAEPVVDPMHDYRPNDPAAGAAGAYGDGQSKRYAPDPTPAPASESESYGAYPGSQQSPSDNYGLRRPVEEPAAPRARREMNEDPFAVFNDPSAPQTKEPYIPYRAPEPSPTPAPDVNVAGQYDDYANYGTDPSYRDPGTQSYDQGYAPGQGGYQDPVGDDFAGSAETPVYGSYSDPTIAQAAAESAPNYQDEDYTTLETAAAMAAPQPKRKSRKGLYMAAAAAGVVVVGGLLAWGFGQSGGGSTETPVIEANTDPVKETPEDPGGKVVPHQDQTVYDRIDGTESDEGPSNMMPATETPMDITANGRSPRVIPLSGGESSVSQSSGDGDSVSGAVAPKKVRTVVVRPDGTFVTSEEPADSGANQNQNTQISSVDQQLLNATPSEQAISQTNNTDINGNPLNGGVASSVQPVVDEKDMPLPKSKPAELAALQAANQSSAPQTAPAVSQPSSQAPLVLTPTAPAAAPASNPVPPQSIAAPSGNGGYTVQVTSQRTPEQARASYANIQAQLSSVLAGYQPDIKQADLGARGIYYRVRVGSFADQGGAINFCNRIKAAGGDCLVARQ from the coding sequence AAGTGGCGACTTTGGTTCAGGTTCCGGTCAACGCGGTGGTTCTACTGTTTCTGAAGATGATTTGCGGATTCTGGAACAAGAATTAATAAAAGAGTTGCGCGGACAACATGATGAAGCTGGCCATAGAGCGCCAGCCTCTGGTGGTCAGCCTGCTGCGCCTCAAGGTGAAGTGCCTCTTGCTGATGCGCCTGAGTATGAACCCGTGCCGCGTGCTCGTCCTCTGGCGCAAGACAGGCCTCAGCAGCCGGTCCAGAATGCCCCTGCGCCTGATCCGCGGGATGCTGTCGATCCCAGAAGTGGATATGATCCAAGATATTCAGCGCCCGAAGCTCCGGTCGCTCCTGACCCTAGAGCTTACGCTCAGGAACCGGCCGTTCCTCAGGCTCCGCTGCCATCATCCGATGCAGCGCACCCTGCAGAAAGTGGTTCGGGATTGGATGATTGGAGCTCCCTGTTTGATGATATTGCGCCATCTTCCTCAGCTTCCTCTGCTCCTGCTGTGGAGCCAGAGGCTGTGCGCCAGCCAGTTGAAGCGACCGATGATGAGCCGCCTGTTGCTACAAGTGGAAGCTATGGTCAGCTGAGCCGTCGTTCAGCAGAAAAAGAAGATTCTTTCTTTACCGGTTTGCGAGCTACGCGCGAACCTGACGTTTTTGCTTCTAAACCAGCGCAATCCGAGGCGAGCCCTCATGCGCCGGAAGTGTCTCTTGGAGAGCAACGGTCCCAGTCATTCCGAAGCGGTCGATCTTATGATGAAGGTGCTTCAGGCCCGCAATATGGTCGGCAGCCCGAGGCTTCTGCGCCGCTGGTAGACCCGCTTGGCGGGTATCAATCGGAAGCGGTCGATGCGCCTGTGGAGCCTGCTTCCGAGCCCGTCTCACCGTCCAGTTGGAGAGAACGCCGGCAGGCGGAGCCTGTTGTCGATCCGATGCATGACTACCGCCCGAACGATCCTGCTGCCGGAGCAGCCGGTGCCTATGGCGACGGTCAGTCTAAGCGGTATGCGCCGGATCCCACGCCAGCGCCTGCATCTGAGTCCGAGTCATATGGGGCCTATCCGGGATCTCAGCAAAGCCCGTCCGACAATTACGGACTTCGGCGGCCTGTTGAAGAGCCTGCCGCTCCGCGTGCGCGCAGGGAGATGAATGAAGATCCGTTCGCGGTCTTTAATGATCCGTCCGCTCCGCAGACTAAAGAGCCTTATATTCCCTATAGGGCACCTGAGCCCAGTCCCACGCCAGCTCCGGATGTGAATGTTGCCGGGCAATATGATGATTATGCCAATTATGGCACCGATCCATCTTACCGTGATCCGGGCACCCAATCCTATGATCAGGGGTATGCGCCGGGGCAGGGTGGCTATCAGGATCCTGTCGGGGATGACTTTGCTGGATCTGCGGAAACGCCTGTTTACGGGTCATATTCTGACCCAACGATTGCTCAGGCCGCTGCGGAAAGTGCGCCCAATTATCAGGACGAGGATTACACCACTCTTGAAACGGCCGCAGCTATGGCTGCGCCACAACCCAAGCGCAAATCCCGTAAGGGCTTGTACATGGCTGCTGCTGCGGCTGGTGTTGTGGTTGTTGGCGGTCTGCTGGCATGGGGCTTTGGTCAGAGCGGTGGTGGCAGCACCGAAACGCCTGTTATCGAGGCCAATACCGACCCGGTGAAGGAAACGCCTGAAGATCCGGGTGGCAAGGTTGTTCCGCATCAGGACCAGACGGTTTATGACCGTATTGATGGCACTGAAAGCGATGAAGGGCCGTCCAACATGATGCCAGCAACCGAGACACCGATGGATATCACGGCCAACGGACGGTCGCCGCGGGTCATTCCATTGTCTGGTGGCGAATCTTCCGTATCCCAGTCTTCGGGTGATGGCGATTCCGTCAGCGGTGCTGTGGCTCCGAAAAAGGTTCGTACCGTGGTTGTGCGGCCTGATGGCACATTTGTCACCTCTGAAGAACCTGCTGATTCTGGCGCCAATCAGAACCAGAATACGCAGATCTCCAGTGTCGATCAGCAATTGTTGAATGCGACGCCTTCCGAACAGGCCATTTCGCAAACCAACAATACGGATATCAACGGCAATCCGCTCAATGGCGGTGTCGCGAGTTCTGTGCAGCCGGTTGTTGATGAAAAAGATATGCCGTTGCCGAAGTCCAAGCCTGCCGAGTTGGCTGCGCTTCAAGCGGCGAACCAGAGCAGTGCGCCTCAAACTGCACCAGCTGTATCTCAGCCGAGCAGCCAGGCTCCTTTGGTTCTGACGCCAACCGCTCCGGCGGCTGCTCCTGCGTCCAATCCTGTTCCTCCGCAGTCCATTGCGGCTCCAAGCGGGAATGGTGGCTACACTGTGCAGGTTACGTCTCAGCGCACTCCTGAGCAGGCCCGCGCCAGCTATGCCAACATTCAGGCCCAGTTGAGCAGCGTGCTTGCCGGGTATCAGCCGGACATCAAGCAAGCCGACCTTGGCGCACGGGGCATCTATTACCGTGTCCGCGTTGGCTCCTTTGCTGATCAGGGTGGCGCGATCAACTTCTGTAACCGGATCAAGGCCGCCGGTGGTGACTGTCTGGTTGCGCGTCAGTAA